In one Flavobacteriales bacterium genomic region, the following are encoded:
- a CDS encoding Hpt domain-containing protein — MNIDLKYLKEVGNGDMAFVQDIIETFVKVTPDHVDTLITGYEKKDWLEVKRIAHTMKPNVEFMGILSLKSVFVEIDRLQPAELEIYLIKDIMVNLEEVLKQSLVELELELKDL; from the coding sequence TTGAACATAGATTTAAAATATTTAAAAGAAGTAGGGAACGGTGACATGGCTTTTGTTCAAGATATCATTGAAACGTTTGTTAAAGTAACTCCGGATCACGTTGATACTCTTATTACAGGCTATGAGAAAAAAGATTGGCTGGAGGTAAAAAGAATAGCACATACAATGAAGCCAAACGTAGAGTTTATGGGTATTCTTTCACTAAAGAGTGTATTTGTAGAAATAGATAGATTGCAACCTGCCGAATTGGAAATTTATCTAATTAAGGATATTATGGTTAATTTGGAAGAAGTATTAAAACAGTCTTTGGTTGAACTTGAACTAGAATTAAAAGATTTATAA
- a CDS encoding response regulator transcription factor: protein MNCIVIEDSEIQRKLICHYIEKTDYLNLKRDFVDAVEAVSYLRKETVDLIFLDISMPVMSGMEFLKSFDNSAQVILFTSHEEYALEAFEYNVIDYLVKPVSYARFMKAVNKAKAGFEKGDHETSDEIFIKVNSVFEKVRISEILWIEALADYVIINTSERKYTVLSSMKSIVSKLPTKEFMRVHRSSIIRIDKISKIDNGVIEIVGKKLITIGRSYKKEVMDRLVTI from the coding sequence ATGAATTGTATAGTAATTGAGGATAGCGAAATTCAAAGGAAATTAATTTGTCATTATATTGAAAAGACAGATTATTTAAACTTAAAGAGGGACTTTGTAGACGCGGTGGAAGCTGTTAGCTATTTAAGAAAGGAAACGGTGGATTTGATTTTCTTGGACATTAGCATGCCTGTTATGAGCGGTATGGAATTCCTGAAATCGTTTGATAATAGTGCTCAAGTTATCTTGTTTACTTCTCATGAAGAATACGCACTCGAAGCATTTGAATATAATGTAATAGACTATTTGGTGAAACCAGTTTCATACGCTCGTTTTATGAAAGCTGTTAATAAGGCTAAAGCAGGCTTTGAAAAGGGAGATCATGAAACCTCAGACGAGATATTCATAAAAGTAAATTCAGTGTTTGAAAAAGTCAGAATATCTGAAATACTATGGATAGAAGCTCTTGCTGATTATGTAATAATTAATACATCGGAGCGGAAATATACTGTCCTTTCTTCAATGAAAAGTATAGTTAGTAAGCTGCCTACCAAAGAATTTATGCGGGTTCATCGATCCAGTATAATTAGAATTGATAAAATTTCAAAGATCGATAACGGCGTTATCGAGATTGTAGGTAAAAAACTAATCACCATAGGTCGGTCTTATAAGAAAGAAGTGATGGATAGATTAGTTACGATCTAG